One Solea senegalensis isolate Sse05_10M linkage group LG3, IFAPA_SoseM_1, whole genome shotgun sequence genomic window carries:
- the LOC122765736 gene encoding extracellular calcium-sensing receptor-like produces MTLWAAKLLMLLSFFRGTPGSPAAQDICVFLGEEEQNRLYEDGDVVIGGLFPLHYRPVSSLPTYRTKPTPIAYKFFISRALRWIQTMIFAIKEINQHSDFLPELKLGFHIRDSSDDIPIALRESLLLVNGQPERGSRVGSESGDKGVERNINESKLSCASVQRSVSPVIIGGAASGVSMALLRSLGSFHIPLVSYFASCSCLSNQQDFPTFMRTMPSDAFQVRALASLVSYFGWTWVGVIGVESDYARFAIQHFLQESVQFGVCVAYTHFYPVNPSRQALDELVDVIQMASSKVIINFCSESEMQVILREIRRRNITDLQWIASEAWATATLLWENFGDLLKGTLGFAIQRVDVIPGLKQHLLSLKPSTVHTSAFLAEFWEELFNCRLNGSVNSHSHMVNYHDRLPCKGTENLEDVYSSYSDVTQLRVSYNVYKAVYLVAHALQDMSHCKVGKGPFLNGTCADPKNLKPQHLVHYMKRANFSVLGTKVSFDQNGDPIAYYDLLNWQRNPDGSLHLVKVGLYDAASPAGSSVVINDSLIQWPFGKQASRSVCSDSCPPGSRIARRKGEPVCCFDCVPCAEGEVSNKSDSLECSRCSKYTWPNKARHHCIPKTIEFLSFHELMGTVLCVVSILGACITLSIITIFFAYKKTPLVRANNMELSFLLLVFLAICFLVGLLFIGEPSDWLCRIRYPAFGISFALCISCLLAKTLVVLMAFRSTLPGSNVMKWFGPCQQRSSVLLGTTVQVIICLIWLLTNPPHANSNTGYHSATIIIECVAGSDVGFWCVLGYIGILACMCFLMAFLARKLPDNFNEAKLITFSMLIFFAVWITFIPVYVSTAGKYTVAVHIFAILASAFGLLFCIFVPKCYVIILKPDKNSKRNMIQR; encoded by the exons ATGACATTGTGGGCTGCAAAGCTTCTCatgttgctttctttctttcgggGCACACCTGGCTCACCTGCTGCCCAGgatatctgtgtttttttgggggaagAGGAGCAGAACAGGCTGTATGAAGATGGCGATGTAGTTATAGGGGGTTTGTTTCCTTTACACTACAGACCAGTGTCTTCTCTTCCAACTTACAGAACCAAACCAACTCCTATTGCATACAAGTT TTTTATCTCTCGTGCCTTGCGCTGGATTCAGACCATGATTTTTGCAATCAAAGAAATCAACCAGCACAGTGACTTCCTGCCTGAGCTTAAACTGGGCTTCCACATTCGTGACAGCTCCGACGACATTCCTATAGCCCTGCGAGAATCATTGCTGCTGGTGAAtggacagccagagagaggctCCAGAGTTGGCAGTGAGAGTGGAGACAAAGGTGTAGAAAGGAACATTAATGAGTCAAAATTAAGCTGTGCTTCTGTACAAAGGAGTGTGTCACCAGTTATCATTGGAGGGGCTGCCTCAGGGGTTTCTATGGCTCTGCTAAGAAGCCTGGGTTCTTTCCATATACCACTG GTGAGCTATTTTGCATCCTGCAGCTGTCTCAGTAACCAACAGGATTTCCCCACTTTCATGCGCACGATGCCAAGTGATGCTTTCCAGGTCAGAGCCTTGGCCAGTCTGGTTAGCTATTTTGGTTGGACCTGGGTGGGAGTCATTGGTGTAGAATCTGACTACGCTCGCTTTGCCATTCAACACTTCCTCCAGGAGTCTGTGCAGTTTGGAGTGTGTGTTGCCTACACACATTTCTACCCTGTAAATCCCAGTCGCCAGGCTCTAGATGAGCTTGTTGATGTTATTCAG ATGGCGTCCTCAAAGGTCATCATTAACTTTTGCAGTGAGTCAGAGATGCAGGTCATTCTAAGAGAGATCAGACGTCGGAACATAACCGacctgcagtggattgccagtgaagcctgggCTACTGCCACTTTGCTCTGGGAAAACTTTGGAGATCTCCTGAAGGGAACACTGGGATTTGCCATCCAGAGAGTTGATGTGATTCCAGGCCTGAAGCAGCATCTTCTTAGCCTCAAACCCTCCACTGTTCATACATCTGCTTTTTTGGCAGAATTTTGGGAGGAGCTGTTTAACTGTCGGCTCAATGGGTCAGTGAACAGCCACTCTCACATGGTCAACTATCATGACAGACTGCCATGTAAAGGAACAGAGAATTTAGAGGATGTTTACTCTTCTTATTCTGATGTGACACAGTTACGCGTGTCCTATAATGTCTACAAGGCTGTGTATCTGGTGGCCCACGCCTTGCAAGATATGAGTCACTGCAAAGTTGGAAAGGGCCCTTTCCTTAATGGCACCTGTGCAGACCCTAAAAACCTTAAACCTCAGCAT CTCGTCCATTACATGAAACGTGCTAATTTTTCTGTCCTGGGGACCAAAGTATCTTTTGATCAGAATGGTGATCCAATTGCTTATTATGATCTTTTGAACTGGCAGAGGAATCCAGATGGCTCACTACATCTGGTTAAAGTAGGTTTGTATGATGCAGCGTCACCTGCTGGATCCAGCGTGGTCATAAACGACTCACTGATTCAGTGGCCTTTTGGGAAGCAG GCCTCCCGATCTGTATGCAGTGATAGCTGTCCACCCGGTTCCCGCATTGCCAGGAGAAAAGGAGAACCTGTCTGCTGTTTCGACTGTGTCCCCTGTGCTGAGGGAGAAGTTAGTAATAAGAGTG aTTCTTTAGAGTGTTCCCGCTGTTCAAAGTACACATGGCCCAACAAAGCCAGACACCACTGCATCCCAAAGACTATTGAGTTTCTGTCATTCCATGAGTTAATGGGTacagtgctgtgtgttgtgtctatCCTCGGAGCTTGTATAACCCTCTCTATCATCACCATTTTCTttgcatataaaaaaacaccactggTACGAGCCAACAACATGGAGCTGAGCTTCCTCCTGCTGGTGTTTCTTGCCATCTGTTTCCTCGTTGGCTTGTTGTTCATTGGTGAGCCCTCAGACTGGCTTTGTCGTATCAGGTACCCTGCATTTGGGATCAGTTTTGCCCTCTGCATTTCATGCCTCCTGGCAAAGACACTCGTGGTCCTCATGGCTTTCAGGTCCACATTGCCAGGAAGTAATGTCATGAAGTGGTTTGGACCATGCCAGCAGAGATCCAGTGTGCTTTTAGGAACAACTGTACAG GTAATAATATGTCTTATCTGGCTGCTCACTAACCCACCACATGCCAACAGCAACACAGGTTACCATAGTGCTACAATCATCATTGAATGTGTTGCTGGCTCAGACGTTGGCTTCTGGTGTGTTCTAGGATACATCGGTATCTTGGCCTGCATGTGCTTCCTAATGGCTTTTCTGGCTCGAAAGCTCCCTGATAATTTTAACGAGGCAAAGCTCATCACCTTCAGCATGTTGATATTCTTTGCGGTGTGGATTACTTTTATCCCAGTTTATGTGAGCACAGCTGGAAAGTACACAGTGGCTGTCCATATTTTTGCCATTTTAGCTTCAGCATTTGGActtctgttttgtatttttgttccaAAGTGCTATGTCATTATTCTGAAACCAGACAAAAACAGCAAACGAAACATGATACAAAGGTGA
- the LOC122765746 gene encoding extracellular calcium-sensing receptor-like — protein MTSLALFSLLYSVSVLTLTDSSLSSITTASKCTLLNSFQPGFVVKGDYVIGGIFPLHYNQEMPDLNGTYRPPPVNCNGFDPRAFRWAQTMRLAVEEINQNPVLLPNHTLGYKIFDSCAYPLTGQRAVLATLNGVSEENSFTHQCTNASPLLAIVGESGSAQSIVVSRILQPFRIPMISYFSSCACFSDRQKFPNFFRVIPSDDYQVKAIAQLLVHLNWTWVGLLRGDHEYGRFAVQGLLRELQETKVCVAYQEMIPLLYNRQVALKIMKVMRSSSAKVVVVFAGQGAMTPFLRDYMTQNITGIQWVASEALVTASVFSGREYYPYMGGTIGFGIKKGHISRLGDFLQTVNPKRYPDNVLVHELWESLYGCSPFPSSVTPMPPCSGQETLLEQNSAYMNTSSPRVAYNVYKAVYAIAHSLHNLLLCQPGRGPFQNNSCAQSNNIHPWQEVNFQIAGEEVDFDAKGDSVPYYDIINWQRGPEGNIEFVNVGLFDGTKAVGEELLIQEDGIKWAGHQSEVPVSVCSASCLPGFRKAVRRGEPICCFDCVPCDSGKITNQTTSVDCTICPEDFWSNKDRTACISKKVEYLTFDSLGIALTVMSVVGACFTLAVCGVFFCHRHTAIVRVNNSELSFFILFALTLCFLCSLLFIGKPTYWSCMLRHTAFSITFSLCISCILGKTLVVLAAFTATRPGHNIMKWLGPKQQRTIISSCTLVQVVICAAWLIDVPPFPSRNTQYEHSKIILECSVGSSLAFWCVLGYIGLQACLCFVLAFLARKLPGNFNEAKFITFSMLIFCAVWLAFIPAYISSPGNYADAVESFAILASSFGLLFCLFAPKSYIILLKPEKNTKQHLMGKENK, from the exons atgacttcacttgctttattttctttgctttactctgtcagtgtcctcactttaactgaTAGCTCACTTTCTAGCATCACAACAGCCTCAAAGTGCACTCTTCTGAACAGCTTCCAGCCGGGCTTTGTGGTCAAGGGGGACTATGTCATTGGTGGGATTTTCCCCCTTCATTATAACCAGGAGATGCCAGACCTTAACGGCACCTACAGACCACCACCGGTAAATTGCAATGG ATTTGATCCTAGGGCTTTCCGGTGGGCTCAGactatgagactggcagtggaggagataaaccagaatccagtgctgttgccgaatcacactctgggctacaaaatctttgattcatgtgcatatccactgacaggacagagagctgttttaGCGACACTGAATGGGGTGAGTGAGGAAAACTCATTCACTCACCAATGCACCAATGCCTCACCGCTCCTCGCTATTGTTGGAGAATCTGGATCTGCTCAGTCTATTGTTGTGTCAAGAATCTTGCAGCCATTCAGGATCCCCATG ATCAGCTACTtttcttcatgtgcatgtttctCTGACAGACAAAAATTCCCAAACTTCTTCAGAGTAATTCCTAGTGATgactaccag gtgaaagccattgcacagctgctggtgcacttgaactggacttgggtggggctgctgcgaggAGACCATGAATATGGCCGGTTTGCTGTACAAGGTTTACTGAGAGAATTACAGgaaaccaaagtatgtgtagcgTACCAAGAAATGATTCCTCTGCTGTACAATCGCCAGGTGGCACTGAAGATCATGAAG GTGATGCGTAGCTCTTCTGCAAAAGTGGTGGTGGTATTTGCAGGCCAAGGGGCGATGACACCTTTCTTGAGAGactacatgactcagaacatcacTGGAATACAGTGGGTGGCGAGTGAAGCCTTGGTCACAGCATCAGTCTTTTCAGGGAGAGAGTATTACCCTTACATGGGAGGAACCATTGGGTTTGGCATCAAAAAAGGTCATATCTCCAGActgggtgacttcctgcagactGTAAACCCTAAGCGATATCCTGACAATGTCCTGGTGCatgagctgtgggagtctctatatggttgcagtccttttccatcctctgtcacccCGATGCCGCCCTGCTCAGGGCAGGAGACTCTGCTTGAACAGAactcagcctacatgaatacatccagccctAGAGTTGCCTATAATGTCTATAAGGCTGTATATGCCattgctcattccctgcacaacctccttctctgtcagccGGGGAGGGGACCTTTCCAAAACAactcatgtgctcagagcaacaacatacacccttggcag gaagtgaactttcagATTGCTGGTGAAGAGGTGGACTTTGATGCCAAGGGTGactctgtaccctattatgatattatcaactggcagagaggcccagaaggaaacattgaatttgtcaatgtgggtttgtttgatgggaccaaggctgttggagaggagctgttgatccaggaggacGGGATAAAgtgggcaggacatcagagtgag GTGCCAgtatctgtgtgcagtgccagttgtcttccaggcttccggaaggctgtccgtcgtggggagcctatctgctgctttgactgtgtaccatgtgacagtggCAAAATTACCAATCAGACTA CCTCAGTAGATTGTACaatttgtcctgaggacttctggtcaaacaaagacagaacagcctgcatctccaagaaagtggagtacttgacctttgattcattgggaatagccctgacagtgatgtctgttgtgggcgcctgcttcactctggctgtctgtggagtcttcttctgtcacagacacacagccattgtccgtgtgaataactctgagctcagtttcttcatactgtttgcactgactctgtgtttcttgtgttctctgcttttcattggaaagccaacatattggtcctgcatgctgcgccacactgcctttagcatcacattttcactgtgtatttcctgtaTCCTGGGGAAGACATtggtggtactggctgcattcactgccaccaggccagggcataacatcatgaagtggctggggcctaagcagcagaggaccatcatctccagctgcactctggttcaggtggttatctgtgctgctTGGCTCATTGACGTTcccccgtttccatccagaaatacacaatatgaacattcaaagatcatACTGGAGTGTAGTGTTGGCTCTAGCCTGGCATTCTGGTGCgttcttggatatattggtctacaggcctgtctgtgctttgtattggcttttctggCCCGAAAGTTGCCGGGGaacttcaacgaggccaagttcatcacattcagcatgctgatcttctgtgctgtgtggctagcattcatccctgcttatatcagctcccctggaaattatgcagatgcagttgagtcatttgccatcttggcctccagctttggcttattgttctgcctgtttgctcctaagagttacattattttactaaagcctgaaaagaatacaaaacaacacctgatggggaaagaaaataaatga